A genomic region of Microcoleus sp. FACHB-831 contains the following coding sequences:
- a CDS encoding transposase: MKNTCNTSVDSKGFCFYKATNGIKRHLAVDTLGFPFFTHCTKANVSDDAGLLEMLTLNIDYFQSKPVNIPKITILLDRGYHIDYLIEALQKVYPQIMTKIRFEFSTKPSKQQKAAQGKSGFVPVVARWVIERSNARDGAL; encoded by the coding sequence GTGAAAAATACTTGCAATACGAGCGTGGACTCGAAGGGGTTTTGTTTCTACAAAGCAACCAATGGGATTAAAAGGCATCTAGCCGTTGATACGCTTGGGTTTCCCTTCTTCACTCACTGCACAAAAGCCAATGTTTCAGATGATGCGGGATTGCTTGAGATGCTGACGCTCAACATTGATTATTTCCAATCAAAACCCGTCAATATTCCCAAAATTACCATCCTGCTAGATCGCGGCTATCACATTGACTATTTGATTGAAGCATTGCAGAAGGTTTATCCTCAGATCATGACGAAAATCAGGTTTGAGTTTTCGACAAAGCCCTCGAAACAACAGAAGGCAGCGCAAGGCAAATCTGGATTTGTGCCAGTGGTGGCTCGATGGGTGATAGAACGCTCCAATGCGCGGGATGGAGCGTTGTAA
- a CDS encoding transposase yields MAGRFEGLSDLEWKLFEDIFPYEVSKRGKGMPHAPYRHVLNSLLYILITGCRWCDIPRGQIWASKSSLHRWLKQWRTDGTFEHLQARILAIADEKGLINWQFGAVDGSFSPWERRG; encoded by the coding sequence ATGGCGGGACGTTTTGAGGGATTAAGTGACCTTGAATGGAAGTTATTTGAGGATATATTTCCTTATGAGGTATCCAAGCGTGGTAAGGGAATGCCTCATGCACCATATCGTCATGTATTAAATAGTCTATTGTACATTCTGATTACTGGATGTCGATGGTGTGATATACCACGTGGACAAATCTGGGCATCAAAAAGCTCGTTGCACCGATGGTTAAAGCAATGGCGTACTGATGGGACATTTGAACATTTACAAGCGCGTATATTAGCGATCGCAGACGAAAAAGGACTCATAAACTGGCAGTTTGGAGCGGTTGATGGGTCTTTTTCCCCCTGGGAAAGGCGGGGGTGA
- a CDS encoding transposase: MAADKGYDSKQQRANLRKRGIRPQIPKRAWKTKKNRGRPIKISAPRFQQERCFAWYQRKYRRLVVRWERRKVYFDAFLDLATIHIWIL, translated from the coding sequence CTGGCTGCTGATAAAGGTTACGACTCCAAACAACAACGTGCCAATTTACGTAAACGGGGCATTCGACCTCAAATACCAAAACGAGCTTGGAAAACAAAGAAAAACAGAGGCAGACCCATCAAAATTTCTGCTCCAAGATTTCAGCAAGAGCGTTGTTTTGCTTGGTATCAAAGGAAATATCGTCGTTTGGTTGTCCGCTGGGAACGACGTAAAGTATATTTTGATGCATTTCTTGACCTTGCTACTATACATATTTGGATTCTTTGA
- a CDS encoding IS630 family transposase (programmed frameshift), producing the protein MRAYSIDLRKKIVEVHEREKISQRQLARHFGVALSFIVKLLKQYRQTRELSPKPFNGGVKLKLTPDNLQVLADLIEENNDATLQELCLMLEEKTGISISRATMGRMSQRLKLTVKKKTLHPSEKDTERVQKLRQDFWSKIRDVPVEDLIFLDEAGVNLAFVRLYARALRGQRDYGTRPQKRGKNVSMIAAISLKGIVASINILGATDGLTFEAFVRQKLVPNLWNGATVVWDNSTIHKGKQLEQALQEVGAKLIYLPPYSPDFNPIENFWSKVKNTLRSLGPRTYQALDLAISHAISQVSLKDICNWFTHSCYCTSFI; encoded by the exons ATGAGAGCATATTCAATTGATTTACGGAAAAAGATCGTTGAGGTTCATGAAAGGGAGAAAATTTCTCAACGTCAATTAGCTCGACACTTCGGTGTAGCTCTCAGTTTTATCGTCAAGTTACTTAAGCAATATCGTCAGACAAGAGAACTATCACCAAAACCTTTCAATGGGGGAGTGAAGCTCAAATTAACTCCAGACAATTTGCAGGTGCTGGCAGACTTAATCGAAGAAAACAATGATGCGACTCTCCAGGAACTGTGTTTGATGCTGGAGGAAAAAACGGGTATTAGTATTAGTCGTGCCACCATGGGGCGAATGAGTCAAAGACTTAAACTAACAGTAAA AAAAAAAACTCTACACCCCAGTGAAAAAGATACTGAAAGAGTGCAAAAGCTTAGACAAGATTTCTGGTCAAAAATCCGGGATGTTCCCGTAGAAGACCTGATTTTTTTGGATGAAGCTGGAGTGAACTTAGCTTTTGTCAGATTATATGCTCGGGCGCTGCGAGGTCAAAGAGATTATGGGACTCGCCCCCAAAAACGAGGTAAAAATGTCTCGATGATTGCAGCGATTTCACTCAAAGGCATTGTAGCATCCATCAATATTTTAGGAGCAACCGACGGCTTAACTTTTGAAGCGTTTGTCAGACAAAAACTTGTTCCTAATCTCTGGAATGGAGCAACTGTTGTTTGGGATAATAGCACTATTCACAAAGGTAAACAACTTGAACAAGCTCTGCAAGAAGTTGGAGCCAAATTAATTTATCTACCTCCTTATTCTCCAGACTTTAACCCGATTGAAAACTTTTGGTCGAAAGTCAAAAACACGCTTCGTTCTTTAGGCCCAAGAACTTATCAAGCTCTAGATTTAGCGATTAGTCATGCTATTAGTCAAGTCTCCCTTAAAGACATTTGTAATTGGTTTACTCACTCCTGCTACTGTACCTCATTTATTTGA
- a CDS encoding transposase, translating to MGAIVVMDNLPVHYANPAKAIIESVGAKTKFLPPYSPDLSPIELCWSKLKEILRSASSRTSDALDVAITMAINAIKA from the coding sequence ATGGGAGCAATTGTAGTTATGGATAATTTACCTGTACATTATGCTAATCCGGCAAAAGCCATCATAGAATCTGTTGGAGCTAAAACTAAGTTTTTGCCTCCATACTCTCCTGATTTATCGCCCATTGAGTTATGTTGGTCAAAGTTAAAAGAAATTCTTCGTTCTGCTTCTTCTCGCACATCCGATGCTCTAGATGTTGCAATCACTATGGCTATTAATGCTATAAAGGCATGA
- a CDS encoding transposase, whose protein sequence is MRYEFRLGVDTIDIKNLIFIDETGIKKALTRHYGICVDGGRVYDERPGNKGKNITVIGAMSDEGLIATMTWAGSLNTASFLVFMSANITTSVVDGSNCSYG, encoded by the coding sequence TTGCGCTATGAATTTCGGCTTGGCGTAGATACTATAGATATCAAAAACCTTATATTCATCGATGAAACAGGTATAAAGAAGGCACTGACAAGACATTATGGCATCTGTGTTGATGGCGGAAGAGTCTATGATGAACGACCGGGTAATAAAGGCAAAAATATCACTGTAATTGGAGCTATGAGTGATGAGGGCTTAATTGCCACTATGACTTGGGCGGGTAGTTTGAATACGGCTAGTTTTTTAGTTTTCATGTCCGCAAATATTACTACCTCAGTTGTGGATGGGAGCAATTGTAGTTATGGATAA
- a CDS encoding helix-turn-helix domain-containing protein: protein MAAYSIDLRKKILSAWQNKEGTQRDLAKRFKVSLSFIRDFLRRYRETGEITARPQGGYRRSKLKEKEQELLKIMVTEQSDIYLREIQEAIKEQKGIEVSISSLSRTLNRLKLKRKKNFSRN from the coding sequence ATGGCAGCATATTCAATCGACTTACGAAAGAAGATATTAAGTGCGTGGCAAAACAAAGAAGGCACGCAGAGAGACTTAGCAAAACGATTTAAAGTTAGTTTATCATTCATCCGTGACTTCTTGCGTCGGTATCGAGAGACGGGGGAGATAACTGCTAGACCTCAAGGAGGATATCGGCGCTCAAAGCTGAAAGAAAAAGAGCAAGAATTATTAAAGATAATGGTGACAGAGCAAAGTGATATATATTTGCGAGAAATTCAAGAAGCAATCAAAGAACAGAAAGGAATAGAAGTAAGTATATCAAGCTTGTCCCGGACTCTTAACCGCTTAAAATTAAAGCGCAAAAAAAACTTTAGTCGCAACTGA
- a CDS encoding DUF433 domain-containing protein, with product MTLKELEPQLLALSNDEKAQVVQLLSQGKITLGRGIKKTPGVCGGSACIAGTRITVWGLVEARRIGYSEADLLTSYSSLSATDIANAWAYAEAFPDEIETEIRENDEVMHEDL from the coding sequence ATGACGCTGAAAGAATTAGAGCCTCAACTGCTGGCACTCTCTAACGACGAAAAAGCTCAAGTTGTTCAACTCCTATCCCAAGGTAAAATCACTCTAGGGCGTGGTATTAAAAAAACGCCTGGCGTTTGCGGTGGAAGTGCTTGTATTGCGGGAACTCGCATCACCGTTTGGGGACTTGTAGAAGCGCGTCGTATTGGCTATAGCGAAGCTGACTTACTGACAAGTTATTCATCACTATCTGCTACTGATATTGCCAACGCATGGGCATATGCTGAAGCTTTTCCCGACGAAATTGAAACAGAAATTCGGGAAAACGATGAAGTGATGCATGAGGATTTGTAG
- a CDS encoding DUF5615 family PIN-like protein, producing MARLYADEQYPYPVVEFLRALGHDVLTVQEAGRANQGIPDPEVLSFATSQNRAVITQNRKDFIRLHRIQPGHAGIIACTNDRDWEALANRIHTAITAEESLQGKLIRVVRPAVSP from the coding sequence ATGGCGCGTCTCTATGCCGATGAGCAATACCCATATCCTGTTGTAGAATTCCTGCGAGCTTTGGGACATGATGTTTTAACTGTTCAAGAAGCAGGCAGAGCAAATCAGGGAATTCCCGATCCAGAGGTATTAAGTTTCGCAACTAGCCAGAACCGTGCTGTCATTACCCAAAATCGTAAAGATTTCATTCGGTTGCACCGCATACAGCCAGGTCATGCTGGCATTATCGCCTGTACAAACGATCGCGATTGGGAAGCTTTGGCTAACCGAATCCACACGGCAATTACCGCAGAAGAATCTTTACAAGGGAAACTGATTCGCGTTGTGCGTCCTGCTGTGTCACCCTAG
- a CDS encoding DUF5615 family PIN-like protein, whose translation MKLLLDENLSDRIIHKIIDLYPDSAHVKTLALTNTDDLVIWEYAKANDFVIISKDSDFHQRSLLYGHPPKFIYLRIGNSPTSKIVQILRDNFDTIIQFCNSELESILVLA comes from the coding sequence GTGAAACTGCTACTGGATGAAAACCTATCAGACCGGATTATTCATAAGATTATCGATTTGTATCCCGATTCCGCTCATGTCAAAACCTTGGCACTTACAAATACTGATGATTTAGTGATTTGGGAATATGCAAAGGCGAATGATTTCGTGATTATTTCCAAGGATTCTGATTTTCATCAACGCAGTTTGCTCTACGGTCATCCGCCCAAATTTATCTACCTTCGCATTGGGAACAGTCCAACGTCCAAGATTGTTCAGATATTGAGAGATAATTTTGACACTATAATTCAATTTTGCAATAGCGAACTAGAAAGCATCTTGGTATTGGCGTAG
- a CDS encoding DUF433 domain-containing protein encodes MDYHESITIEPGKRSGKPCIRGMRITVYDILEYLAGGMTEAEVLEDFSELTSEDIKACLAFAADREKKLFVASL; translated from the coding sequence ATGGACTACCATGAGAGCATCACGATTGAACCTGGAAAACGCAGCGGCAAGCCGTGTATTCGGGGAATGCGAATCACTGTGTACGATATCCTAGAGTATCTGGCAGGTGGTATGACAGAGGCAGAAGTTCTAGAAGATTTTTCGGAACTCACTTCGGAAGACATCAAAGCTTGTCTTGCCTTTGCAGCCGATCGTGAGAAAAAATTATTTGTGGCATCCTTGTGA
- a CDS encoding type II toxin-antitoxin system Phd/YefM family antitoxin, with product METVNIHQAKTDLSRLLSRVKLGEEIIISNRGIPIAKLVPFRTSSNRRASLGQDRGRFIVPEDFNEPLPKEILAAFEGDEK from the coding sequence ATGGAAACTGTAAATATCCATCAAGCTAAAACGGATCTCTCACGACTATTGTCCCGTGTGAAACTTGGAGAAGAAATCATTATTTCAAACCGAGGCATCCCAATTGCGAAGTTGGTTCCGTTTCGTACCTCATCCAATCGACGAGCTAGTTTAGGGCAAGATCGAGGGAGATTTATCGTGCCAGAGGACTTTAACGAGCCTTTGCCAAAAGAGATTTTGGCAGCATTCGAGGGCGATGAAAAGTGA
- a CDS encoding PIN domain-containing protein codes for MKLLLDTQYWLWWFAQPERLSEEKIAHIADESNELWFSVASIWEMGIKVAIGKLPLPEPIDSYISTRIVQLDMRSLEITAGHALRAAALPLHHRDPFDRMLIAQAQMEGMTLVSADPIFKQYSDISLL; via the coding sequence GTGAAACTGTTGCTCGATACCCAGTACTGGTTGTGGTGGTTTGCCCAACCAGAGCGATTGAGTGAGGAGAAGATCGCACACATTGCCGATGAAAGCAACGAATTGTGGTTCTCTGTTGCTAGTATCTGGGAAATGGGCATCAAAGTGGCGATTGGAAAGTTGCCGCTGCCAGAACCGATAGATAGCTACATTTCGACGCGCATAGTGCAGTTAGATATGCGCTCTCTAGAAATTACAGCAGGTCATGCCTTGCGAGCTGCTGCGTTACCATTACATCATCGAGATCCTTTCGATCGAATGCTGATTGCCCAAGCTCAAATGGAGGGCATGACGCTTGTGAGTGCCGATCCAATCTTCAAGCAATACAGCGATATTTCCCTTCTTTAG
- a CDS encoding NB-ARC domain-containing protein: MNLKEVLKIADEIVFSKTGQHLDDLQEAVLRGTLQRETYKQIAKDFGCSESRVRDVGAKLWQILSEELGEDVSKSNFRAAIERLQFSLFSNVVQDHVRVGKINFCGESRHSPDLPNLHNEETSNSKQTKTSHQDLSEMPELGAFYDSPSGDSYASRTRELETLKTWILEQRCRLISLTGISGIGKTTLAVQLVQQIKDEFDYVIWCSLDASYTIDEFQHKLIQFFSQSEKQDSPATKQKPLPLIKYLQKHRCLVVLDDVHNLFCSGELAGKYKPGYEDYRSLFKQIEKLSHQSCFLLIGWEQPREVTQVKSQNTPIRTLKLTGLDIAAGREILRNYGLEEIESYSALIHRYQGNPLWLKSVASLILELGGCVTELLTDDIILLPEDLKDVLQQQCDRLSEIEKQVMSLLARESDAINLAKLLENSIIPSSDLPNALQSLSRRCLIEQQANFYTLLPVVKQYIKGL, from the coding sequence ATGAATCTTAAAGAAGTGTTAAAGATCGCTGATGAGATAGTATTTTCCAAAACGGGTCAGCACCTTGATGATTTACAAGAAGCGGTACTGAGAGGAACTCTACAACGTGAGACATATAAGCAAATAGCTAAGGATTTTGGCTGTTCTGAAAGTCGTGTTAGAGATGTGGGAGCAAAATTATGGCAGATACTTTCAGAAGAGTTAGGGGAAGATGTTAGTAAATCAAATTTTCGGGCAGCAATAGAAAGGTTGCAATTTTCCTTATTTTCAAATGTTGTACAAGATCATGTTCGAGTTGGTAAAATTAACTTTTGTGGAGAAAGTAGACACTCGCCAGATCTACCAAACTTACATAATGAGGAAACATCTAACTCAAAGCAAACTAAAACATCGCATCAAGATTTAAGCGAAATGCCAGAGTTGGGTGCTTTCTACGATTCGCCTAGCGGCGATAGCTACGCTTCACGCACTCGCGAACTGGAAACCCTCAAAACCTGGATTTTAGAACAACGCTGTCGCCTAATTTCGCTTACGGGTATCAGCGGTATCGGCAAAACAACATTAGCAGTGCAACTCGTACAACAAATAAAAGATGAGTTTGATTATGTAATTTGGTGCAGTCTAGACGCATCCTACACCATAGACGAATTTCAACATAAACTAATACAGTTTTTCTCGCAGTCGGAAAAGCAAGATTCACCTGCAACTAAGCAAAAACCCTTACCGCTAATTAAATATTTACAAAAGCATCGCTGTTTGGTAGTGTTAGATGACGTTCACAACCTTTTCTGTAGCGGCGAATTGGCAGGAAAGTATAAACCAGGATACGAAGACTACCGCTCTTTATTCAAACAGATAGAAAAACTATCCCATCAAAGTTGCTTTCTGTTAATCGGTTGGGAGCAACCGAGAGAAGTTACTCAAGTTAAAAGCCAAAATACTCCCATTCGTACTTTAAAACTCACTGGTTTAGATATTGCAGCGGGACGAGAAATACTGAGGAATTACGGGTTAGAAGAAATCGAGAGCTACTCAGCACTCATTCACCGCTACCAAGGCAACCCTTTATGGTTGAAAAGCGTGGCGAGTCTGATTCTTGAGTTGGGAGGATGCGTAACTGAGTTATTAACAGATGATATTATATTGTTGCCAGAAGATTTAAAAGATGTTTTACAGCAGCAGTGCGATCGCCTATCTGAAATAGAAAAACAAGTTATGTCTTTATTGGCTAGAGAAAGCGATGCAATCAACCTGGCAAAATTGTTAGAAAATAGTATAATTCCCTCATCAGATTTACCAAACGCGCTGCAATCTTTATCCCGGCGCTGCTTAATAGAACAACAAGCAAATTTTTACACGCTTCTACCAGTAGTGAAGCAGTATATCAAAGGGTTATAG
- a CDS encoding tetratricopeptide repeat protein, protein MSDSTSLRDRYLQLIDEIVQTTLKGQIRSKEQVYQMLLQGVSPGTGEIFELCLDERFSATQQDASNRGDELKQAKATRILRAIQTIRGEWERAAQEKRVSGAIAKGIQTIITAEPAERLAALLRTIDPNQPQPLNLQQLAKDLQQQAQINSDSDIKRELEQLSEGLTNGVGAWIRLQDHLVSWMYEQSRGPLGFAGTPEQRGPWSLWAKQVNSPVPQALFKALALNQSVVEVIGRQRDITISAWVELAVILQYLQRGLVTWFEKQAYDTQAGPKLSISTFLTFAAIWSQLADAFNQSVVLTSSSRERLKNGCFQVTLQILRTFSQQPYFPLYGGIFALLSGDYLRNALSYLDEPLRRVEGTQEKARILTLLGFSHRVVGLYKEAIAFHEQALEIARTAKDVPCEIANLNHLSRTYVAQKNYESAISYSQRALILSRQSGERLGEANALANLGYSEVFQARQLEQVEPEVYESAINYLEQGLQLSERLGDGQSQSLCCSSLGIALLVVEKPQEAIKYLEAGVQAAQFSGDLYLQGLNLANLAEAHYNLQNKKPAIFAGCLGMYFLEQIASNEWRQPAGLLTILQGQMGVEFQLAMENTRSQIIPIIGVDGYDHIMQLLEQYQRSIE, encoded by the coding sequence ATGTCCGACTCTACATCACTGCGCGATCGCTACTTGCAATTAATCGACGAAATTGTGCAAACTACCCTAAAAGGGCAGATTCGCTCGAAAGAGCAAGTCTATCAAATGCTCTTGCAAGGCGTTAGCCCTGGTACGGGGGAAATCTTTGAACTTTGTCTGGATGAAAGATTTAGCGCCACCCAGCAAGACGCGAGCAACCGAGGGGACGAACTAAAGCAGGCAAAAGCAACCCGCATTCTCAGAGCGATACAAACGATTCGGGGAGAATGGGAACGCGCTGCTCAAGAAAAACGAGTTTCTGGAGCGATCGCGAAGGGTATTCAAACAATTATTACGGCTGAACCCGCCGAGCGTCTCGCAGCTTTATTGCGAACTATCGACCCAAATCAACCCCAACCATTAAATTTACAACAGTTAGCAAAAGACCTCCAGCAACAGGCACAAATAAATAGCGATTCTGATATTAAGCGCGAACTAGAACAACTATCGGAAGGCTTAACAAATGGTGTCGGCGCATGGATTAGACTGCAAGATCATTTAGTTAGCTGGATGTACGAACAAAGCCGGGGGCCACTCGGATTTGCGGGTACGCCAGAACAACGCGGCCCTTGGAGTTTGTGGGCAAAACAGGTAAATAGTCCTGTACCGCAGGCATTATTTAAAGCATTAGCTTTAAATCAGTCTGTAGTTGAAGTAATTGGTCGCCAGCGGGATATTACCATTAGCGCTTGGGTAGAATTAGCTGTAATTTTGCAATACTTACAACGTGGGTTAGTAACTTGGTTTGAAAAACAAGCTTACGATACCCAAGCGGGGCCAAAATTATCTATTTCCACATTTCTTACTTTTGCGGCGATTTGGTCGCAGTTAGCCGATGCATTTAATCAATCTGTAGTCCTTACTTCTAGTTCTAGGGAACGTTTGAAGAATGGTTGTTTTCAAGTAACGCTACAGATTCTGAGAACATTTTCCCAGCAACCATACTTTCCCTTGTACGGCGGTATTTTTGCGTTGTTGAGCGGGGATTATCTGCGGAATGCTCTAAGTTATTTAGATGAACCGTTGCGGCGAGTCGAGGGAACGCAGGAGAAAGCGCGGATTTTGACATTGTTAGGATTTTCGCACAGAGTTGTAGGGCTATATAAGGAGGCGATCGCGTTCCACGAGCAAGCATTGGAAATCGCACGCACCGCCAAAGATGTGCCTTGTGAAATTGCCAATCTTAATCACCTGAGCCGTACTTATGTTGCTCAAAAAAATTATGAATCAGCTATTAGTTACAGTCAACGGGCGTTAATACTTTCTCGCCAAAGTGGGGAACGTTTGGGAGAAGCCAACGCGCTGGCTAATTTGGGATATAGCGAAGTATTCCAGGCGCGGCAATTGGAGCAGGTGGAACCAGAAGTTTATGAGTCAGCTATCAATTATTTAGAACAAGGTTTGCAGTTGTCGGAAAGATTAGGCGACGGTCAAAGTCAATCTCTTTGTTGCAGCAGCCTCGGAATTGCACTTTTAGTAGTTGAAAAACCCCAAGAAGCGATTAAATATCTGGAAGCTGGCGTACAAGCAGCGCAATTTTCCGGCGATTTGTACCTGCAAGGATTAAACTTGGCTAACTTAGCTGAAGCTCACTATAATTTACAAAACAAAAAGCCAGCAATCTTTGCTGGTTGCTTGGGAATGTATTTTTTAGAGCAGATTGCTTCTAATGAGTGGCGTCAACCAGCGGGATTGCTAACAATTTTGCAGGGACAGATGGGAGTAGAATTTCAACTTGCAATGGAGAATACTCGCTCTCAAATCATTCCTATAATTGGCGTGGATGGCTATGACCACATTATGCAATTGTTGGAACAATATCAGCGCTCAATAGAATAA
- a CDS encoding aldo/keto reductase: MNLPASSRLQFTPDLNICRVLNGMWQVSGAHGRIDAKSAIQSMFKYMDAGFTTWDLADHYGPAEDFIGEFRKQLVATRGEEALSNLQAFTKWVPRPNKMTRRLVEDNINISLKRMGVESLDLMQFHWWEYQDTNYLDALKYMSELQAEGKIKHLALTNFDTEHLKIIVDSGIKIVSNQVQFSLVDRRPLVNMAKFCEEHDIKLFAYGTLCGGLLSEKYLGKPEPRGGELATASLRKYKNMVDAWGGWSLFQELLNALKQIASKHGVSISNVAVRYILDRPAVGGAIAGARLGVSEHIEDNAKVFNLVLDAEDYDQINAVVDNSRDLYQIIGDCGDEYRR, from the coding sequence ATGAATTTACCCGCATCCAGCCGACTGCAATTTACTCCCGATTTAAACATTTGCCGCGTATTAAATGGGATGTGGCAGGTGTCTGGCGCTCACGGACGCATAGATGCAAAATCCGCTATCCAGAGTATGTTTAAATACATGGATGCGGGTTTTACAACTTGGGATCTTGCAGACCATTATGGCCCAGCAGAAGACTTTATTGGCGAGTTCAGAAAACAACTTGTTGCAACGAGAGGTGAAGAGGCTTTATCCAACCTCCAAGCATTCACCAAATGGGTGCCAAGACCGAATAAAATGACTCGTCGGTTGGTTGAGGATAATATTAATATTTCCCTGAAAAGAATGGGAGTGGAAAGCCTCGACTTAATGCAATTCCATTGGTGGGAGTATCAGGATACAAATTACCTGGATGCCCTCAAGTATATGTCGGAACTTCAGGCTGAGGGGAAGATTAAACACCTAGCTTTGACTAACTTTGATACTGAACATTTAAAAATTATTGTTGACAGTGGCATCAAGATAGTATCCAATCAAGTCCAGTTTTCTCTAGTTGACCGCCGTCCGTTAGTAAATATGGCGAAGTTTTGCGAGGAACACGATATTAAACTGTTCGCTTATGGAACGCTGTGCGGCGGTTTGTTGTCAGAAAAGTATTTGGGAAAACCGGAACCACGAGGGGGAGAACTGGCGACGGCTAGCTTGAGAAAATATAAGAATATGGTGGATGCGTGGGGAGGTTGGAGCTTATTTCAAGAGTTGCTAAATGCGCTAAAGCAGATTGCTTCAAAGCATGGGGTGAGTATTTCCAATGTAGCCGTAAGATATATTTTAGATCGACCAGCAGTTGGGGGCGCGATCGCGGGCGCTAGGCTAGGAGTATCCGAGCATATTGAAGACAATGCCAAAGTGTTTAATTTGGTATTAGACGCAGAAGATTATGACCAAATTAATGCTGTAGTGGATAACTCGCGGGATTTGTATCAAATCATCGGTGACTGCGGCGATGAATATCGGCGATAA
- a CDS encoding nuclear transport factor 2 family protein yields the protein MSEERSELLAANEAFYRAFEKKNIEAMTAVWSQGTGSLCIHPGRDVLRGWKDIRSSWEMIFKNTNYIEIETDIIATEVRDNLAYVVLVENVFQVMGGRRVKGQSMATNIFERMAGKWYLVNHHGSPVMR from the coding sequence ATGAGTGAAGAACGTAGTGAATTATTAGCAGCAAACGAAGCTTTTTATAGAGCATTTGAGAAAAAGAATATCGAAGCCATGACTGCCGTTTGGTCGCAAGGAACAGGCAGCCTTTGCATTCATCCCGGACGCGATGTGCTGCGCGGGTGGAAAGATATTCGCTCCTCTTGGGAAATGATTTTTAAAAACACAAACTATATTGAAATTGAGACAGATATTATCGCCACCGAGGTTAGGGACAATCTCGCCTATGTTGTTCTGGTAGAGAATGTCTTTCAAGTTATGGGTGGTAGAAGAGTAAAGGGACAATCGATGGCGACGAATATCTTTGAGCGAATGGCTGGGAAGTGGTATTTAGTCAATCATCACGGTAGCCCGGTGATGAGGTAA